From a single Brassica napus cultivar Da-Ae chromosome C9, Da-Ae, whole genome shotgun sequence genomic region:
- the LOC106391064 gene encoding septum-promoting GTP-binding protein 1, translated as MADKIHEIAGKMTPLCRKIVHVNVKWRIMEKVSIFGDFFRIVWRKILSCSSIIEKPIIYRRVVHRTPSTIGEIFDSDDDTTVSGRGISSSSDADLVSLKISLLGDCQTGKTTFVIKYVGDENQGFLEMAGLNLMDKTFYVQGVTISFSIWDVGGDEKRSKDHIPIACKDSVAILFMFDLTSRSTLNSIFGWYSQARKWNTTAIPILIGTKFDDFVRLPPNLQWTIVTQARAYAKVMKASLFFSSATHNINVNKIFKFILAKLLNLPWKIDRNLTLGEPIIDYDS; from the exons ATGGCCGACAAAATCCATGAGATCGCCGGGAAGATGACACCTTTGTGTCGGAAAATCGTTCACGTGAACGTAAAATGGAGAATCATGGAGAAAGTATCGATATTTGGAGACTTTTTTAGGATTGTATGGAGGAAAATATTATCTTGTTCAAGTATCATCGAGAAACCTATTATTTACCGGCGAGTCGTTCACCGGACTCCTTCCACCATCGGAGAGATCTTCGACAGCGATGATGATACAACTGTTTCCGGTAGAGGGATAAGTTCAAGTTCGGATGCAGATTTGGTTAGCCTCAAGATCAGCTTATTAGGCGATTGTCAAACAGGGAAGACTACTTTTGTA ATAAAATATGTTGGAGATGAGAATCAAGGGTTCCTGGAGATGGCTGGattaaatttgatggacaaaacgttttatgttcaaGGAGTTACAATTTCTTTTAGCATTTGGGATGTAGGAG GTGATGAAAAGAGGTCTAAAGATCATATACCTATTGCTTGTAAAGATTCAGTAGCAATCTTGTTCATGTTTGATCTAACCAGTCGATCTACTCTTAACAG TATCTTTGGGTGGTATAGCCAGGCAAGAAAATGGAATACG aCGGCAATTCCGATTCTAATAGGAACAAAATTCGATGATTTCGTTCGGCTCCCACCCAATCTACAATGGACCATTGTCACTCAG GCGAGAGCGTACGCGAAGGTGATGAAGGCGTCTTTGTTCTTTTCAAGTGCGACACACAACATAAATGTGAACAAGATCTTCAAATTCATTTTGGCTAAACTTCTTAATTTGCCTTGGAAGATCGACAGAAATTTAACCTTAGGTGAACCCATTATCGACTATGATTCCTAA